One stretch of Chryseobacterium indologenes DNA includes these proteins:
- the katG gene encoding catalase/peroxidase HPI has translation MENDLNDISKCPFHNGTMKKSVAGEGTQNKDWWPDQLRVDLLRQHSSLSNPMDQDFDYAEAFKSLDLEAVKKDLHALMTDSQDWWPADFGHYGPLFIRMAWHSAGTYRVGDGRGGAGAGQQRFAPLNSWPDNVSLDKARRLLWPIKQKYGRNISWADLLILTGNIALESMGFKTFGFAGGRADVWEPDADVYWGSEKTWLGGDLRYAHGSEGVVEGHSAVLPTDDKADGDIHSRNLENPLAAVQMGLIYVNPEGPDGNPDPIAAAKDIRDTFGRMAMNDEETVALIAGGHTFGKTHGAGPADHVGKEPEAAGIEQQGLGWASSYKSGSGRDAISSGLEVTWTETPTQWSNYFFKNLFENEWELTKSPAGAHQWVAKDGAEIIPDAFDANKKHRPTMLTTDLSLRLDPVYEKISRHFYENPDAFADAFARAWFKLTHRDMGPRARYLGPDVPQEELIWQDPIPAVDHELINDSDVEALKAKVLNSGLSISELASTAWASASTFRGSDKRGGANGSRIRLEPQRNWAVNNPAQLQKVLGVLEGIQNEFNSQNGGKKISLADLIVLAGSAAVEAAAKNAGHDVKVPFAPGRMDASQEQTDVESMGYLEPAADGFRNYLKTKFTVSTESLLIDKAQLLTLTAPELTVLVGGMRALDTNFDGSKHGVFTSRPGVLTNDFFVNLLDMGTQWKAMSDDKEVYIGTDRKTGQPKWTATRADLVFGSNSELRAIAEVYGSADAQGKFVNDFVSAWTKVMNLDRFDLV, from the coding sequence ATGGAAAACGATTTGAATGACATCAGTAAATGCCCGTTTCATAACGGAACAATGAAGAAGAGTGTAGCTGGTGAAGGAACTCAAAACAAAGATTGGTGGCCGGATCAGCTAAGAGTAGATCTTTTGCGTCAGCATTCATCACTGTCTAATCCTATGGATCAGGACTTTGACTACGCAGAAGCATTTAAAAGCCTTGATCTTGAGGCGGTAAAAAAAGATCTTCATGCTTTAATGACAGATTCACAAGACTGGTGGCCGGCAGATTTTGGTCATTACGGACCCTTATTTATCCGTATGGCCTGGCACAGTGCCGGAACTTACCGTGTAGGGGATGGTAGAGGTGGAGCAGGAGCGGGACAACAACGTTTTGCACCCCTGAACAGCTGGCCGGATAACGTAAGCCTTGATAAAGCAAGAAGATTGTTATGGCCTATCAAACAGAAATATGGAAGAAATATATCATGGGCTGACCTTTTAATTCTTACAGGAAATATAGCCCTTGAATCTATGGGGTTCAAAACCTTTGGATTTGCGGGGGGACGTGCAGATGTATGGGAACCAGACGCAGATGTATATTGGGGATCTGAAAAAACATGGTTAGGAGGAGATTTACGTTATGCTCATGGATCTGAAGGAGTAGTGGAGGGGCATTCCGCAGTTCTTCCTACCGATGATAAAGCAGATGGGGATATCCACTCCAGAAACCTTGAAAATCCACTAGCAGCGGTACAAATGGGATTAATTTATGTGAATCCTGAAGGTCCTGACGGAAATCCGGATCCGATTGCAGCGGCTAAAGATATCAGAGATACTTTCGGACGTATGGCGATGAATGATGAGGAAACTGTAGCTTTGATTGCAGGAGGGCATACTTTTGGAAAAACCCATGGAGCAGGCCCGGCAGATCATGTGGGGAAAGAACCGGAAGCAGCCGGAATTGAACAACAAGGCCTAGGATGGGCGAGCAGCTATAAATCCGGAAGCGGAAGAGATGCTATTTCCAGTGGACTGGAAGTAACCTGGACAGAAACTCCGACGCAATGGAGCAATTATTTCTTTAAAAACTTATTTGAAAATGAGTGGGAACTGACCAAAAGTCCTGCCGGAGCTCACCAATGGGTAGCAAAGGATGGTGCAGAGATCATTCCTGATGCATTTGATGCTAATAAAAAACATAGACCTACTATGTTGACAACGGATCTTTCTTTAAGATTAGATCCTGTTTACGAAAAAATTTCAAGACATTTCTATGAAAATCCGGACGCGTTTGCCGATGCTTTTGCAAGGGCATGGTTTAAACTAACCCACAGAGATATGGGACCTCGTGCCCGTTACCTTGGTCCGGATGTACCACAGGAAGAATTGATCTGGCAGGATCCTATTCCGGCAGTAGATCATGAATTGATAAATGATTCTGATGTTGAAGCTCTTAAAGCTAAAGTTTTGAATTCAGGACTAAGTATTTCTGAACTGGCTTCAACGGCGTGGGCTTCTGCATCTACTTTCAGAGGAAGTGATAAGAGAGGAGGAGCTAACGGTTCAAGGATAAGACTAGAGCCTCAAAGAAACTGGGCAGTCAATAATCCGGCTCAATTACAAAAAGTATTGGGAGTGTTGGAAGGCATTCAAAATGAATTTAACTCTCAAAATGGAGGTAAAAAAATATCTTTAGCAGATTTAATTGTTTTAGCAGGAAGTGCTGCTGTTGAAGCCGCCGCAAAAAATGCAGGACACGATGTAAAAGTTCCTTTTGCACCAGGAAGAATGGATGCTTCTCAGGAACAGACGGATGTAGAATCTATGGGATATTTAGAACCAGCTGCTGATGGTTTCCGTAACTATCTGAAAACGAAATTCACAGTTTCTACAGAATCTTTATTAATTGATAAAGCACAGCTATTAACCCTTACCGCTCCGGAATTAACTGTTTTGGTAGGAGGAATGCGCGCTTTGGATACGAACTTTGACGGTTCTAAACATGGTGTGTTTACCAGTCGTCCGGGAGTTCTTACCAATGATTTCTTTGTGAATCTTCTGGATATGGGAACGCAATGGAAAGCCATGTCAGACGATAAAGAGGTATATATAGGTACAGACCGTAAAACTGGCCAGCCAAAATGGACGGCTACCCGTGCTGACCTTGTATTCGGATCCAATTCTGAACTGAGAGCCATTGCTGAGGTTTACGGAAGTGCTGATGCACAAGGAAAATTTGTCAATGATTTTGTATCAGCCTGGACGAAGGTGATGAATCTGGATAGGTTTGATCTGGTTTAA
- a CDS encoding heme-binding domain-containing protein: protein MKKVLIIILVAFVIIQFFPVDKTNPRPTPGMDFLRIKNTPEKVANMIRTSCYDCHSNETKYPWYADISPASWYVKNHINEGRKHLNFSTFAVYEPQRQLRKLEECIEMVEKKEMPLESYYLGHQDAKLTDEQRAALIKYFKQAKEDTERRIMFNK from the coding sequence ATGAAAAAAGTACTTATTATCATTCTCGTAGCTTTCGTTATCATTCAGTTTTTCCCTGTTGATAAAACCAATCCACGCCCTACCCCCGGAATGGATTTCCTGAGAATAAAAAATACTCCTGAAAAAGTAGCTAATATGATCAGAACATCATGCTATGATTGTCATTCCAATGAAACCAAATACCCCTGGTATGCAGATATCTCTCCCGCTTCCTGGTATGTAAAAAATCATATTAATGAAGGCAGAAAGCATCTTAATTTTTCTACCTTTGCAGTATATGAACCTCAAAGACAGCTTCGTAAATTGGAAGAATGTATAGAGATGGTTGAGAAAAAAGAAATGCCGCTTGAATCTTACTATCTGGGACATCAGGATGCAAAACTAACCGATGAGCAGCGTGCAGCTCTAATCAAGTACTTCAAACAAGCCAAAGAAGACACAGAAAGAAGGATCATGTTTAATAAATAA
- a CDS encoding thiol-disulfide oxidoreductase DCC family protein → MENWENKHIVFFDGDCGVCNFWVQWILERDTKDQFMFASLQSEFGQQFLSERGLETKIFNTLYLWKPKQYYFIKSRAVLQIAGILGGIYKLSAIGKIIPTLLSDKAYDIVSRNRMKLANQKCFLPDQHQKKKFIQV, encoded by the coding sequence TTGGAAAACTGGGAAAACAAACATATAGTATTTTTTGACGGAGATTGTGGCGTCTGCAATTTCTGGGTGCAATGGATTCTGGAAAGAGATACCAAAGACCAATTTATGTTTGCCTCACTTCAATCTGAATTCGGACAGCAGTTTTTATCAGAAAGAGGTTTAGAAACCAAAATTTTTAATACGTTATACCTTTGGAAACCGAAACAGTATTACTTCATAAAATCCAGAGCTGTACTGCAAATTGCCGGTATTTTAGGAGGGATTTATAAGCTTTCTGCTATTGGTAAAATTATCCCCACCCTTCTTAGTGACAAAGCTTATGATATTGTTTCAAGAAACAGAATGAAACTGGCTAATCAAAAATGTTTTCTTCCGGATCAGCACCAGAAGAAAAAATTCATCCAGGTGTAA
- a CDS encoding alpha-amylase — protein sequence MKKTHFILSLLALALVSSCQNNDELSTESAKKEEVHDKIVNVTHHDGRPFSTGSVSGSAQAKFVAGPGGSVLMQGFYWDVPDGGNWWNTVKDKLTAWSDAGVGAVWLPPASKAQNGAYSMGYDPTDYYDFGNFNQNGSTETRFGSRTELEALITKAHAENMQVYADIVINHNSGGQSEANPFTGTNTWTNFSGVASGKFQRNYNDFYKNAYGNNDEGAFGGFPDLCHANPHVQDWLWGRDDSVAKYYKNVMKFDGWRFDYVKGFGPWVVNTWNSKVGGFSVGELWDSNVNTLEWWANNANSSVFDFAAYYKMDEAFDNGNLNVLNDDMMWKRNPYKAVTFVANHDTDIIYNKMPAYAYILTHEGYPTIFYRDYEEWLNKERLNNLIWIHNNKATGTTSILYTDNDEYIARRNGYNGNPGLVVYINTSSSWQERWIDTNWSNQQIKDFTGHSSWYPTTQGDKRVKIQCPPNSYSVWSLNL from the coding sequence ATGAAAAAAACACATTTTATTCTTTCCCTACTGGCTTTAGCGCTTGTTAGCTCCTGCCAGAACAACGATGAATTAAGTACAGAATCCGCGAAGAAGGAAGAGGTACATGATAAAATAGTAAATGTTACCCATCATGACGGGAGACCTTTTAGTACAGGAAGTGTATCAGGCTCAGCACAGGCAAAGTTTGTGGCTGGTCCGGGAGGCAGTGTACTGATGCAGGGTTTCTACTGGGATGTTCCTGATGGTGGGAACTGGTGGAACACCGTTAAAGATAAACTAACGGCATGGTCCGATGCAGGTGTTGGAGCAGTATGGCTTCCTCCAGCTTCAAAAGCTCAAAATGGTGCTTATTCCATGGGATATGATCCTACTGATTATTATGATTTTGGGAATTTTAATCAGAATGGAAGCACAGAAACCCGATTTGGATCAAGAACAGAACTGGAAGCATTAATTACAAAGGCTCATGCAGAAAATATGCAGGTCTATGCTGATATTGTTATCAATCATAACAGTGGTGGGCAGTCTGAAGCCAATCCGTTTACGGGAACCAATACCTGGACTAATTTCTCAGGAGTTGCTTCCGGAAAGTTTCAAAGAAATTATAATGACTTTTATAAGAATGCTTACGGAAATAATGATGAAGGTGCTTTTGGTGGATTTCCGGATCTTTGCCATGCTAACCCTCATGTCCAGGACTGGTTGTGGGGAAGAGATGACTCCGTTGCAAAATACTATAAAAATGTAATGAAATTTGATGGGTGGAGATTTGACTATGTGAAAGGATTCGGTCCTTGGGTTGTGAATACATGGAATTCTAAAGTAGGAGGTTTTTCTGTCGGTGAGTTATGGGACTCTAATGTGAATACCTTAGAGTGGTGGGCTAATAATGCAAACAGTTCTGTCTTTGATTTTGCTGCATATTATAAAATGGATGAAGCTTTCGACAACGGAAATCTGAATGTATTGAATGATGATATGATGTGGAAAAGAAATCCGTATAAAGCCGTAACTTTTGTTGCCAACCATGACACGGATATTATTTATAATAAAATGCCTGCTTATGCTTACATTTTAACTCATGAAGGCTATCCAACGATTTTTTATAGAGACTATGAAGAATGGCTGAATAAGGAAAGACTGAATAACCTGATCTGGATTCACAATAATAAGGCTACAGGAACTACCTCTATTTTATATACAGATAATGATGAATATATTGCAAGACGTAACGGTTACAACGGAAATCCGGGACTTGTGGTGTATATCAACACATCATCAAGCTGGCAGGAAAGATGGATTGATACTAACTGGAGTAATCAACAGATAAAAGATTTTACAGGGCACTCAAGCTGGTATCCAACCACACAGGGAGACAAGCGGGTGAAAATTCAATGTCCTCCAAACAGTTATTCGGTGTGGTCGCTTAATTTATAA
- a CDS encoding DUF4290 domain-containing protein yields the protein MEYNTQKTQLHMPEYGRIIQQLVERCKELPTKEERNEMAMAIIDFMGQRNPQLRDEENYKHKLWDHLYILAGYDLDVDAPYPFPTMEQLAEKPKRMEYPKLQGDFKFYGKSILQLIEKAIELETGDEKEALIEVIANNMKKSYNVYNKEHVTDDVIFRHLKELSENRLDLTGIDSLEKSKIYYTSNNNNRNNNNNNNRNNSNNKNNNQPNKRRHNNNHKNRK from the coding sequence ATGGAATACAATACCCAAAAAACTCAGCTTCATATGCCGGAATACGGCAGAATTATACAACAGTTGGTTGAGCGCTGCAAAGAACTTCCTACCAAAGAGGAAAGGAACGAAATGGCTATGGCAATCATCGATTTTATGGGTCAGAGAAACCCACAACTTCGTGACGAAGAAAATTATAAACATAAACTTTGGGATCATCTTTATATTCTGGCAGGTTATGATCTGGATGTAGACGCTCCATATCCGTTTCCTACAATGGAACAATTGGCAGAAAAACCTAAAAGAATGGAGTACCCAAAACTTCAGGGAGACTTTAAATTTTACGGAAAAAGTATTCTTCAATTAATAGAAAAAGCAATTGAACTGGAAACGGGTGACGAAAAAGAAGCCCTTATTGAAGTTATTGCCAACAATATGAAGAAATCCTATAATGTTTACAATAAAGAGCACGTAACGGATGATGTTATCTTCAGACACCTGAAAGAATTATCTGAAAACAGGTTGGATCTTACAGGGATTGACTCGCTTGAAAAGAGTAAGATCTACTACACCAGCAATAACAACAACCGGAATAATAACAATAACAACAATAGGAACAATAGCAATAATAAGAACAACAACCAACCTAACAAAAGAAGGCATAATAACAATCATAAAAACAGAAAATAA
- the murA gene encoding UDP-N-acetylglucosamine 1-carboxyvinyltransferase, which translates to MSGTFQIRGGKRLQGEITPQGAKNEALQILCAVLLTDEEVRIKNIPDIHDVNRLIEILGDFGVKVTKNGHGDYTFKADQVNFDYIKSNEFKKDGAKLRGSIMLMGPMLARYGEAYMPTPGGDKIGRRRLDTHFQGLVELGAEFHYDEEEYFYSLKAKELTGKFILLEEASVTGTANIVMAAALAKGKTRIYNAACEPYLQQLCKMLNRMGANISGIGSNLLTIEGVEYLRGTEHTMLPDMVEIGSWIGLAAMTKSEITIKNVNWNQLGVIPNTFRKLGIELEQSGDDIYIPAQEHYKIQKFIDGSILTISDAPWPGFTPDLLSIILVVATQAKGSILVHQKMFESRLFFVDKLIDMGAQIILCDPHRATVIGLNQEAPLRGTTMVSPDIRAGNALLIAALSAEGKSIIHNIEQIDRGYENIDGRLKALGADIERI; encoded by the coding sequence ATGAGTGGAACATTTCAAATAAGAGGAGGAAAAAGACTGCAGGGTGAAATAACTCCACAAGGAGCCAAAAATGAGGCTCTACAAATTTTGTGTGCAGTGCTGTTGACTGACGAGGAGGTAAGGATTAAAAATATTCCGGATATCCATGACGTCAACAGACTGATTGAAATTCTTGGGGATTTCGGAGTAAAAGTCACTAAAAATGGTCATGGAGATTACACCTTCAAAGCTGACCAGGTAAACTTCGACTATATAAAATCCAATGAATTTAAAAAAGACGGTGCCAAACTTCGCGGATCAATTATGTTAATGGGACCTATGTTGGCGCGTTACGGAGAAGCTTATATGCCAACTCCCGGAGGTGACAAGATTGGAAGAAGAAGATTGGATACGCATTTTCAGGGATTGGTTGAACTTGGTGCCGAATTCCATTATGACGAAGAAGAATATTTCTATTCTTTAAAAGCAAAAGAACTTACAGGAAAATTCATCTTACTGGAAGAAGCTTCTGTAACCGGAACCGCTAATATTGTAATGGCTGCAGCATTAGCAAAAGGAAAAACAAGAATTTATAACGCTGCCTGCGAGCCTTATCTTCAGCAATTATGTAAAATGCTGAACAGAATGGGGGCTAATATTTCCGGGATCGGATCTAACCTTCTTACTATTGAAGGGGTAGAATATTTAAGAGGTACGGAACATACAATGCTTCCTGATATGGTAGAAATCGGATCTTGGATTGGCCTTGCCGCTATGACAAAATCTGAAATTACCATCAAAAATGTAAACTGGAACCAATTAGGAGTTATTCCAAACACTTTCAGAAAATTGGGAATTGAGCTCGAGCAAAGTGGCGATGATATTTACATTCCGGCTCAGGAACATTATAAAATTCAGAAATTTATTGACGGATCTATCCTTACTATTTCTGATGCACCATGGCCTGGTTTCACTCCGGATTTATTGTCTATTATTTTAGTTGTCGCTACTCAGGCTAAAGGAAGTATCCTGGTTCACCAGAAAATGTTTGAATCCAGATTATTCTTTGTAGATAAATTGATTGATATGGGCGCTCAGATCATTTTATGTGATCCGCACAGAGCAACCGTTATCGGATTAAATCAGGAAGCTCCATTAAGAGGAACAACAATGGTTTCTCCGGATATCAGAGCCGGAAACGCTCTTCTTATTGCAGCACTTTCTGCGGAAGGAAAATCTATTATCCACAATATAGAGCAGATTGACAGAGGATATGAAAACATCGATGGAAGACTAAAAGCACTTGGTGCTGATATCGAAAGAATCTAA
- a CDS encoding cysteine methyltransferase, translating to MITLNPSPQVFQNKLNLPKKELLMEIELNGKMKFEHLMNTIYNQMGICHRVLSANVEYVNGYSFGSVQLYINVNSEDYQKLEVYLNKNKLLSTTVEYLCRKYS from the coding sequence ATGATTACACTTAACCCAAGCCCGCAGGTTTTTCAAAATAAACTGAACCTGCCTAAAAAAGAATTATTAATGGAAATAGAGTTGAATGGCAAAATGAAATTTGAACATTTAATGAACACCATCTATAATCAAATGGGGATATGTCATAGAGTGTTGTCGGCGAATGTGGAATATGTGAACGGATATAGTTTTGGATCTGTACAATTGTATATTAATGTCAATTCAGAAGACTATCAAAAGCTGGAAGTCTATCTGAATAAAAATAAACTTTTGAGTACAACGGTGGAGTATCTCTGCCGAAAGTATTCTTAG